From one Sulfurimonas sp. HSL-3221 genomic stretch:
- a CDS encoding DUF6544 family protein gives MTLLTLLLGILSVLLIFLLLLRYFDHGAEVREWQRLLSKQPEHPARFDPAMTAELPEAARRYFAYTIAPGTPLLRVAEIDMKGLFSLKPPEYLPMEARQILALPHGFVWKMRLVGGLPVSGSDTGSWTRFRILGLFPVARAGGDTDHTRSAFGRYVIEAVFWTPAALLPGEGIAWEAVSASVARVTVTRGELSQSVDITLGHDGQPIEVSMMRWSNANPQKQYRLQPFGGTLSDFRDVSGYRLPFRVEGGNLFGTGGYFPFYKAEITAIRFPLHTTLKN, from the coding sequence ATGACCCTTCTCACCCTGCTCCTCGGCATCCTGTCCGTACTGCTCATCTTCCTTCTGCTGCTGCGCTACTTTGACCACGGTGCGGAAGTCCGGGAGTGGCAGCGGCTCCTCTCGAAACAGCCCGAGCACCCCGCACGTTTCGACCCGGCGATGACGGCGGAGCTTCCTGAGGCGGCGCGGCGTTACTTCGCCTATACCATTGCCCCCGGCACGCCGCTGCTGCGCGTCGCCGAGATCGATATGAAAGGGCTCTTCAGCCTCAAACCGCCCGAGTACCTTCCCATGGAGGCCCGGCAGATCCTCGCCCTGCCCCACGGCTTTGTCTGGAAGATGCGGCTCGTCGGCGGCCTGCCCGTCTCCGGTTCCGATACGGGCAGCTGGACGCGGTTCAGGATACTGGGCCTCTTTCCCGTCGCCCGGGCGGGCGGCGATACCGACCACACCCGCTCCGCCTTCGGCCGCTACGTCATCGAAGCGGTGTTCTGGACCCCGGCGGCCCTCCTGCCCGGCGAAGGCATAGCCTGGGAAGCGGTGAGCGCGAGCGTCGCCCGCGTCACCGTGACCAGAGGGGAGCTTTCACAGTCGGTGGATATCACCCTGGGTCATGACGGGCAGCCCATCGAAGTTTCTATGATGCGCTGGAGCAACGCGAACCCGCAGAAACAGTACCGGCTGCAGCCCTTCGGCGGGACGCTGTCTGATTTCCGCGACGTCTCGGGCTACCGCCTCCCCTTCAGGGTCGAAGGGGGCAATCTGTTCGGTACCGGGGGGTATTTCCCCTTTTACAAGGCGGAAATCACGGCGATCCGCTTTCCCCTGCACACTACGCTTAAAAACTGA
- a CDS encoding flavin reductase family protein: MPIAKAFTLMESGPVVLVTTKDGEKNNVMTISWTMVMDFTPVFAMTTGPWNYSYAALQQMRECVIAIPTVDLIDTVVGIGTCSGSDTDKFGKFDLTPAGGEFVGAPLIKECLANIECTVVDIIEQHNIIVLEGVCAWFDHARKEQRTLHAVGDGTFIVDGERLDRKRMMRSKLPEGV; encoded by the coding sequence ATGCCGATCGCTAAAGCCTTTACGCTGATGGAATCCGGCCCGGTCGTCCTTGTAACGACAAAAGACGGAGAAAAAAACAACGTCATGACCATCTCATGGACAATGGTGATGGATTTCACGCCGGTCTTTGCCATGACGACGGGTCCGTGGAACTACTCTTATGCCGCGCTGCAGCAAATGCGCGAATGCGTCATTGCGATCCCGACGGTGGACCTCATCGACACGGTCGTCGGCATCGGTACCTGCAGCGGCTCGGATACGGACAAATTCGGGAAATTCGATCTTACACCGGCTGGCGGTGAATTTGTCGGCGCACCGCTTATCAAAGAGTGCCTGGCGAACATAGAGTGCACGGTCGTCGATATCATCGAGCAGCACAACATCATCGTGCTCGAAGGCGTGTGCGCATGGTTTGATCATGCGCGGAAGGAACAGCGGACCCTCCACGCCGTCGGCGACGGTACGTTTATTGTCGACGGCGAACGGCTGGACCGTAAGCGGATGATGCGGTCGAAGCTGCCGGAGGGCGTCTGA
- a CDS encoding DMT family transporter, with the protein MKKYSVYIFVGLCVLFWSGNFVLGRFVRDDVQPLELVFFRWLLVCVMLLPALYYVSLRNIIRLIRSHFVVTSVLAILSVTFFNTILYTALQTTTATNALLINSSVPIMILILSALMLKHDVTKRQVAGIALSTTGVLFLILKGEIGNIAALNLSHGDFWMLVSSLVWALYSVLFKLKPAGFSSAELFMANMYLGFVYLLPIYLVQGYTFHAELLLFENYWTYFIYVSLFASILSYIFWNRGIDVLGAAKTGQFAHLMPLFGAVLAYIFLGETLQFYHVVGAVLIGAGIYTSLFLSKPAAATE; encoded by the coding sequence TTGAAAAAGTACAGCGTCTATATTTTTGTCGGCCTCTGCGTGCTTTTCTGGTCGGGCAACTTCGTGCTGGGGCGGTTCGTCCGGGATGATGTGCAGCCGCTGGAACTGGTCTTTTTCCGCTGGCTGCTGGTCTGCGTCATGCTGCTGCCGGCGCTGTACTATGTCAGCCTCCGCAATATCATCCGGCTGATCCGCTCGCACTTCGTCGTCACTTCCGTCCTGGCCATTTTGAGCGTGACCTTCTTCAACACGATCCTTTACACGGCGCTGCAGACGACGACGGCGACCAACGCGCTGCTGATCAACTCCAGCGTGCCCATCATGATCCTGATTCTTTCGGCGCTCATGCTCAAGCATGACGTGACGAAGCGGCAGGTCGCCGGCATCGCCCTCTCGACCACGGGGGTTCTCTTTCTGATCCTCAAAGGGGAGATCGGCAACATCGCCGCGCTCAATCTCAGCCACGGCGACTTCTGGATGCTTGTCAGCTCGCTGGTATGGGCGCTCTATTCGGTCCTGTTCAAACTGAAGCCCGCGGGCTTCAGCAGCGCGGAGCTCTTCATGGCCAATATGTACCTGGGGTTCGTCTACCTGCTGCCGATCTACCTGGTGCAGGGCTACACGTTTCATGCCGAACTGCTGCTGTTTGAAAATTACTGGACCTACTTCATCTACGTCTCGCTCTTCGCCTCGATCCTCTCGTATATCTTCTGGAACAGGGGAATCGACGTGCTCGGCGCGGCGAAAACGGGACAGTTTGCCCACCTTATGCCGCTTTTCGGCGCCGTACTGGCCTATATCTTTCTCGGCGAAACGCTGCAGTTCTATCACGTCGTCGGGGCGGTGTTGATCGGGGCGGGGATCTATACGTCGCTCTTTCTATCGAAACCCGCGGCCGCAACAGAGTAG
- the acs gene encoding acetate--CoA ligase, with the protein MSDTTVKPVFQPNREFAKTARIKNMCEYKELATWAEEDYEGFWDHFAKEKIDWFEPYGKVLDESNMPFAKWFEGGKLNVAHQCIDRHLDSRKNKAAIIFEGDRGDKKIVTYLELYYNVNKMANLLKNEFGIKKGDRVVIYMPMILEAAYAMLACTRIGAIHSIVFGGFSAEALRDRIIDAEAKLVITADGAFRKDKPYMLKPVVDKALEEGCECVNKVLVVQRNGEDVDWKAGRDYSYNEMIEQQSAVCESEPMESEDPMFLLYTSGSTGKPKGVQHNTAGYILWAQMTMEWVFDVKENDTYWCTADIGWITGHTYIVYGPLAMGATTLMFEGVPTYPDAGRPWKMVEEYKINQFYTAPTAIRVLHKTGAEEPAKYDLSSLKVLGTVGEPIDPPAWKWYYEEIGGGKCAIVDTYWQTETGGHMVTPLPGATPIKPACATFPLPGIMGEILDPETGKKVGAGESGYMCVTKPWPSMIRGVWGDPERFVKSYFGDVKKEGQPVYFTGDGANYDDDGYITITGRTDDVINVSGHRMGTAEVEAACKKHPNVAEVAVVGKPHELKGEGIFAYVVLKGEESMAEDVEMSKEINNVIKQEIGNIAVCDDIAFVPGLPKTRSGKIMRRILRSIAKGEAITQDTSTLEDPSVVEKIQEVVNACRV; encoded by the coding sequence ATGAGTGATACAACAGTCAAACCGGTTTTCCAGCCCAACCGCGAATTCGCCAAAACGGCACGCATCAAGAACATGTGTGAATACAAGGAACTGGCAACATGGGCCGAGGAAGATTACGAAGGGTTCTGGGACCACTTCGCAAAGGAGAAAATTGACTGGTTCGAGCCCTATGGCAAGGTACTCGACGAGAGCAACATGCCGTTTGCGAAATGGTTCGAAGGCGGTAAGCTGAACGTGGCGCACCAGTGTATCGACCGCCACCTCGACTCCCGCAAGAACAAGGCGGCGATCATCTTCGAAGGGGACCGCGGCGACAAGAAGATCGTCACCTACCTGGAGCTCTACTACAACGTCAACAAGATGGCGAACCTCCTCAAGAACGAGTTCGGCATCAAAAAGGGCGACCGCGTTGTCATCTATATGCCGATGATCCTCGAAGCGGCCTACGCCATGCTCGCGTGTACGCGTATCGGTGCGATCCACTCCATCGTCTTCGGCGGCTTCTCTGCCGAAGCGCTGCGCGACCGCATCATCGACGCGGAAGCGAAACTCGTCATCACCGCCGACGGTGCCTTCCGCAAGGACAAACCGTACATGCTCAAGCCGGTCGTCGACAAAGCCCTCGAAGAGGGATGCGAGTGCGTTAACAAGGTCCTCGTCGTCCAGCGCAACGGCGAGGACGTCGACTGGAAAGCGGGCCGCGACTACTCCTACAACGAGATGATCGAGCAGCAGTCCGCCGTCTGCGAAAGCGAACCGATGGAGTCCGAAGACCCGATGTTCCTGCTCTACACCTCCGGTTCCACCGGCAAACCGAAGGGGGTTCAGCACAACACGGCGGGCTACATCCTCTGGGCACAGATGACGATGGAGTGGGTCTTCGACGTCAAGGAGAACGACACCTACTGGTGTACGGCCGATATCGGCTGGATCACCGGCCACACCTACATCGTCTACGGTCCGCTCGCGATGGGCGCGACGACGCTGATGTTCGAAGGGGTCCCGACCTATCCGGACGCGGGACGCCCGTGGAAGATGGTCGAAGAGTACAAGATCAACCAGTTCTACACGGCGCCGACAGCGATCCGCGTGCTGCACAAAACGGGGGCGGAGGAGCCTGCGAAGTACGACCTTTCCAGCCTCAAGGTCCTCGGTACCGTCGGCGAGCCGATCGACCCGCCGGCCTGGAAATGGTACTACGAGGAGATCGGCGGCGGCAAATGCGCGATCGTCGATACCTACTGGCAGACGGAGACGGGCGGCCACATGGTCACGCCGCTTCCGGGGGCGACCCCGATCAAACCGGCCTGTGCCACCTTCCCGCTGCCGGGCATCATGGGCGAGATCCTCGACCCGGAAACGGGCAAGAAAGTCGGTGCGGGCGAGAGCGGCTATATGTGTGTCACCAAGCCGTGGCCGTCCATGATCCGCGGCGTCTGGGGCGATCCGGAACGTTTCGTGAAGTCCTACTTCGGCGACGTCAAAAAAGAGGGTCAGCCGGTCTACTTCACCGGCGACGGCGCGAACTATGACGACGACGGTTACATCACCATTACGGGCCGTACCGACGACGTCATCAACGTCTCCGGCCACCGTATGGGGACGGCCGAGGTCGAAGCGGCGTGCAAGAAGCACCCGAACGTTGCGGAAGTCGCCGTCGTCGGCAAGCCGCATGAGCTCAAAGGTGAGGGGATCTTCGCCTATGTCGTCCTCAAGGGCGAAGAGAGCATGGCTGAAGACGTCGAGATGTCCAAGGAGATCAACAATGTCATCAAGCAGGAGATCGGCAACATCGCCGTCTGCGACGACATCGCCTTCGTCCCGGGGCTGCCGAAGACCCGTTCGGGCAAGATCATGCGCCGCATCCTGCGCTCCATCGCCAAAGGCGAGGCAATCACGCAGGATACGTCGACGCTCGAAGACCCCAGTGTCGTCGAAAAGATCCAGGAAGTCGTCAACGCCTGCCGCGTCTAA
- a CDS encoding 3'-5' exonuclease: MFDAWRKRRNRRRLKEEAYAFLFDPYDGDEVVVFDTETTGLDPKKDEVISIGAVKVKGNRILTSETFEVYLKTSRPIPAESIEVHGIRPCDLEHALSPPEGIEKFLHFIGPRPLAGYYLEFDVAMINRYVKPWLGVELPNPKTEVSGLYFDKKNFGIPQGNIDLRFDTILANLGVPPMGRHNAVNDAIMTAMIFIKLNNTIKLKTGERT; the protein is encoded by the coding sequence ATGTTTGACGCATGGCGAAAGCGGCGGAACCGCAGGCGGCTGAAGGAGGAGGCGTACGCCTTTTTGTTTGACCCCTATGACGGCGACGAGGTTGTCGTTTTCGATACGGAGACGACGGGGCTCGATCCCAAAAAAGATGAGGTGATCTCCATCGGTGCGGTGAAGGTGAAAGGCAACCGGATCCTCACCTCGGAGACCTTCGAGGTCTACCTGAAAACGTCCAGGCCCATCCCGGCGGAGAGCATCGAGGTGCACGGCATTCGTCCCTGCGACCTCGAGCATGCGCTCTCCCCGCCGGAGGGGATTGAGAAATTCCTGCATTTCATCGGCCCGCGGCCGCTGGCAGGGTACTACCTGGAGTTTGACGTGGCGATGATAAACCGCTACGTCAAACCCTGGCTCGGGGTGGAACTTCCCAACCCGAAAACAGAGGTCTCGGGCCTTTACTTTGACAAAAAAAATTTCGGAATACCGCAAGGAAACATTGATTTACGCTTCGATACAATCCTTGCCAACCTGGGAGTGCCCCCTATGGGGCGGCACAACGCCGTCAACGACGCGATCATGACGGCAATGATCTTTATCAAATTGAACAATACGATTAAACTCAAAACAGGAGAGAGAACATGA
- the tpx gene encoding thiol peroxidase, which yields MRILAALTLSATLAFAQSVTFQGSPVALEGTMPAVGEKAPTFTAVKNDLSVVTIGGAHPKTQIIAFVPSIDTPVCSLESKAFDDKVKQMKGVDLYIVSMDLPFAQKRFCGFESIGNITLASAYKRADHAGASQYGINIGEPLLKDLFTRAVFVVNKEGVITYRQLVPEIASEPDYNAVIKAVNKLN from the coding sequence ATGCGTATTCTTGCCGCCCTCACCCTCTCCGCTACGCTGGCATTCGCCCAAAGCGTCACCTTCCAGGGCAGCCCCGTCGCCCTGGAAGGCACCATGCCCGCCGTCGGCGAAAAAGCCCCGACATTCACCGCTGTCAAGAACGACCTCTCGGTCGTCACCATCGGCGGCGCACATCCGAAGACGCAGATCATCGCGTTCGTGCCTTCGATTGACACCCCGGTCTGTTCCCTTGAATCCAAGGCCTTCGACGACAAAGTCAAACAGATGAAGGGCGTCGACCTCTACATCGTTTCCATGGACCTTCCCTTCGCCCAGAAACGTTTCTGCGGCTTTGAATCCATCGGCAACATTACGCTGGCATCGGCCTACAAACGCGCCGATCATGCGGGGGCGTCGCAGTACGGCATTAACATCGGCGAACCGCTCCTCAAAGACCTCTTTACCCGTGCCGTCTTCGTCGTCAACAAAGAGGGCGTCATCACCTACAGACAGCTCGTGCCCGAAATCGCCAGCGAGCCCGACTATAACGCGGTCATCAAAGCGGTCAACAAACTGAACTGA
- a CDS encoding diguanylate cyclase: MYRINREKLLSVIREVDQAIYNHNQWYQNIIRSIVCHLPFDQRDMADDAHHHCTFGQWYYHCSEKEIQQNKTFQSIRGEHKQVHVLAKLLLETSSQGEAISYIDYDNFANAVERLRLNLQTLKYELEETLYNRDPLTGVRNRISMLSDLRKQMDLIDRHVETTVIAIIDVDHFKKVNDTHGHPVGDLVLSNIAAFILQHLRPYDNVYRYGGEEFLIMMPHTDVETAAAVIERIREGVAQLRTYMHNGDTISVTISAGVTKLRDHHNIETAIEEADKALYEAKLGGRNKSVVSA; this comes from the coding sequence ATGTATCGTATCAACCGGGAGAAGCTTCTGTCTGTTATCCGTGAAGTGGATCAGGCCATCTACAACCATAACCAGTGGTACCAGAACATCATCCGTTCCATCGTCTGCCACCTCCCCTTCGACCAACGGGACATGGCGGATGACGCCCACCATCACTGCACCTTCGGGCAGTGGTACTACCACTGTTCCGAAAAAGAGATACAACAAAACAAGACCTTTCAGTCTATCCGCGGCGAGCATAAGCAGGTGCACGTCCTTGCGAAGCTGCTGCTTGAGACCTCCTCACAGGGCGAGGCCATCTCCTACATTGATTACGACAACTTCGCCAACGCCGTCGAACGCCTGCGCCTGAACCTGCAGACGCTCAAATACGAACTCGAGGAGACCCTGTACAACCGCGACCCCTTGACCGGGGTACGCAACCGCATCAGCATGCTCAGCGACCTGCGCAAGCAGATGGACCTGATCGATCGCCATGTGGAGACGACCGTGATCGCCATCATTGACGTCGACCACTTCAAAAAGGTCAACGACACCCATGGCCACCCGGTGGGCGACCTCGTACTCTCCAACATCGCCGCCTTTATCCTGCAGCATCTTCGCCCCTATGACAATGTCTACCGCTACGGCGGGGAGGAGTTCTTGATCATGATGCCCCATACGGATGTCGAGACCGCCGCCGCCGTCATCGAACGTATCCGCGAAGGGGTCGCACAGTTACGGACGTATATGCATAACGGCGACACTATCAGCGTCACGATCTCTGCCGGTGTGACCAAGCTCCGGGACCACCACAACATTGAAACAGCCATCGAAGAGGCCGACAAAGCCCTCTACGAAGCCAAACTGGGCGGGCGGAACAAGAGTGTCGTTTCCGCCTGA